The Metabacillus schmidteae genome includes a region encoding these proteins:
- a CDS encoding hemolysin family protein produces MDIVTITNLFLLVILLGLTAFFVGSEFAVVKIRMSRIEQLIAEGNKKAIVAKKVASDLDYYLSACQLGITITALGLGALGKPAVERIMYPVFDFLNVSDSIASVASYAIAFILVTFLHVVVGEMAPKTLAIQFSEKMTLLLAPPLYWFGKIMAPFIWALNGAARVLLRIFGVQPAGHEQAYSEEELKIIMTQSYQGGEIDKTELSYMENVFSFDERVVKDIMVPRTELVSLDKDMNYADIVGILDEYNYTRYPVTEDGDKDHIVGVVNVKKMLTHIAAGRERKLEEFVRDLPFVLESTRLQDALLKMQQERVHMALVIDEYGGTAGIITMEDILEELVGEIRDEFDADEVADIRPAGDDSYIINGRVLLVELEERFGLTFEESGEIDTIGGWIQYQRVDPAQTGDEIIHGEDLWTVLEMDNNQIKQIVLKRARMANVG; encoded by the coding sequence TTGGATATAGTTACAATCACAAATCTTTTTTTACTTGTTATTTTACTCGGCCTGACAGCCTTCTTTGTTGGTTCAGAATTTGCAGTTGTTAAAATCCGTATGTCAAGAATTGAACAATTAATTGCAGAAGGAAATAAAAAAGCCATAGTAGCAAAAAAGGTAGCAAGTGATCTTGATTACTACCTGTCAGCATGTCAGCTTGGGATTACAATCACGGCACTTGGTCTTGGTGCATTAGGAAAACCGGCTGTTGAGCGTATTATGTACCCGGTGTTTGACTTTCTAAATGTTTCAGATTCAATTGCATCTGTTGCTTCATATGCGATTGCCTTTATCTTAGTTACATTTCTTCACGTCGTAGTCGGAGAAATGGCGCCGAAAACATTAGCTATACAATTTTCGGAAAAAATGACGTTACTGCTTGCTCCACCATTATATTGGTTTGGAAAAATTATGGCCCCGTTTATATGGGCATTAAATGGAGCGGCCCGTGTTCTCTTGAGGATCTTTGGTGTACAGCCGGCAGGACATGAACAGGCATATTCAGAGGAAGAGTTAAAGATTATCATGACCCAAAGCTACCAGGGTGGTGAAATTGATAAAACAGAGCTTTCATATATGGAAAATGTCTTTTCATTTGATGAACGAGTTGTGAAAGACATCATGGTTCCGAGAACTGAGCTTGTGTCTCTTGATAAGGATATGAATTATGCTGATATTGTTGGGATATTGGATGAATATAACTATACCCGATACCCTGTCACAGAAGATGGAGACAAAGATCATATTGTGGGTGTTGTCAATGTGAAAAAAATGCTTACTCATATTGCGGCAGGACGGGAACGAAAGCTTGAAGAATTTGTTCGTGATCTGCCATTTGTTCTTGAATCAACACGCCTTCAGGATGCCTTATTAAAAATGCAGCAGGAACGGGTTCATATGGCCCTTGTTATAGATGAATACGGCGGTACAGCCGGTATCATCACAATGGAGGATATTTTGGAAGAGCTTGTTGGAGAGATTCGCGATGAGTTTGATGCTGATGAAGTAGCTGATATTAGACCAGCCGGTGATGACTCCTATATCATCAATGGCCGCGTCCTGTTAGTAGAGCTTGAAGAGCGTTTTGGGCTAACATTTGAGGAAAGTGGAGAAATTGATACAATCGGAGGCTGGATTCAATATCAAAGAGTTGATCCGGCTCAAACAGGTGATGAAATCATCCACGGTGAAGATTTATGGACGGTCTTAGAAATGGATAACAATCAAATTAAACAGATTGTTTTAAAAAGGGCGCGCATGGCGAATGTTGGATAA
- a CDS encoding hemolysin family protein, whose amino-acid sequence MDLLIGLNLFLVAVFIGLTAFFVGAEFSILKVRMSRIDQLVAEGNKRAVIAKKVASDLDYYLSACQLGITITALVLGALGEPTVERMLHPLFERFAVPEAVATVLSYGIALAIVTFLHVVIGELAPKTLAIQFAENMTLLLSTPLYLFGKVMYPFIFVLNGSSQRLLGFFGVKSAGHETAHSEEELKLIVTQSYESGEINQTELAYLENIFAFDERVVKDIMIPESQIVTLKKDMELADILEVLDEYDYTRYPVKEGGQQNKMIGFINTKEMLTSIAAGREKRMEGFIHDMPCFSESTPIKHVLLKMQQSRVHMGIIQDEEGSTTGLVTMENILEEIVGDIREEQTGVESSVAG is encoded by the coding sequence TTGGACTTATTAATCGGATTAAATTTGTTTTTAGTGGCTGTATTTATCGGCCTAACTGCTTTTTTCGTTGGTGCGGAATTTTCTATTTTGAAAGTGCGAATGTCAAGGATCGATCAATTAGTGGCAGAAGGAAACAAAAGAGCGGTCATTGCCAAAAAAGTAGCTTCTGACCTGGACTACTATTTGTCAGCCTGCCAGCTTGGGATTACCATTACAGCACTCGTACTTGGTGCGCTTGGTGAACCAACAGTAGAAAGAATGCTCCATCCGCTATTTGAAAGATTTGCAGTGCCAGAGGCAGTAGCAACCGTATTATCTTATGGAATTGCCCTTGCGATCGTGACCTTTTTACATGTCGTGATCGGGGAATTGGCACCGAAAACATTGGCTATTCAATTTGCGGAAAACATGACATTGCTACTTTCCACACCGCTTTACTTGTTTGGGAAAGTGATGTATCCATTCATTTTTGTTCTTAACGGTTCATCTCAGAGGTTACTTGGTTTTTTTGGCGTAAAGTCTGCAGGCCATGAAACAGCACATTCTGAGGAAGAATTGAAATTAATCGTAACGCAAAGCTATGAGAGTGGTGAAATAAACCAAACAGAGCTAGCGTATCTCGAAAATATTTTTGCTTTTGATGAACGTGTTGTAAAAGATATTATGATTCCTGAATCTCAAATCGTTACTCTCAAAAAAGATATGGAACTAGCAGATATCCTTGAGGTTCTTGATGAATATGACTACACACGTTATCCAGTTAAAGAGGGCGGACAGCAAAACAAAATGATTGGTTTTATTAACACAAAAGAGATGCTTACTAGTATTGCAGCTGGAAGAGAGAAAAGAATGGAAGGGTTTATCCATGATATGCCATGTTTCTCAGAATCTACACCAATTAAACATGTCCTTCTAAAAATGCAGCAAAGTCGGGTGCACATGGGCATCATTCAAGATGAAGAAGGCTCTACAACTGGTCTTGTCACAATGGAAAATATTTTAGAAGAAATCGTTGGTGACATCCGAGAAGAACAAACAGGTGTTGAATCCTCTGTTGCAGGGTAA
- a CDS encoding zinc metallopeptidase yields the protein MFFHPMDILIFITLGISIWAQFRVKGNFNKWAEVATKTGLSGAETARRILDSNGLYNIPIEVVRGTLSDHYDPISKVVRLSEAVYYGRSIASVSVAAHEVGHAIQHQQSYAALVIRHKIFPIANFASGIAPFLFIGGFLLQQLSLIGIGIVFFSAAVAFQLITLPVEFDASKRARNLMLAEGILYNEEEHGVKKVLNAAALTYVAGALMALFELIKFIMIFTQGNNEE from the coding sequence ATGTTTTTTCATCCAATGGATATTCTTATTTTTATTACATTAGGTATTTCAATATGGGCTCAGTTTAGAGTAAAGGGTAATTTTAATAAATGGGCGGAAGTTGCGACAAAAACGGGTTTATCAGGTGCGGAAACAGCAAGACGTATATTGGACAGCAATGGGTTATACAATATACCTATAGAAGTTGTACGAGGTACTCTTTCCGATCATTATGATCCAATCAGCAAAGTTGTGCGTTTGTCTGAAGCGGTTTACTATGGGCGTTCGATTGCATCAGTATCTGTTGCTGCTCATGAAGTTGGACATGCGATTCAGCATCAGCAATCATATGCTGCTCTTGTGATAAGACACAAGATTTTTCCGATCGCAAATTTTGCTTCAGGGATTGCGCCATTTTTATTTATTGGTGGGTTCCTATTACAGCAGCTATCTCTTATCGGAATTGGCATTGTCTTTTTCTCAGCAGCTGTAGCTTTTCAACTAATCACACTGCCTGTTGAGTTTGATGCTAGTAAACGTGCAAGAAACCTCATGTTAGCAGAAGGCATTCTTTATAATGAAGAAGAACATGGTGTGAAAAAAGTGTTAAATGCCGCAGCGTTAACATATGTTGCAGGGGCATTAATGGCTTTATTTGAGTTAATTAAGTTTATTATGATATTTACACAGGGTAATAATGAAGAATAA
- a CDS encoding hemolysin family protein, which translates to MTTVNLLLIVILIALTGFFVATEFAIVKVRMSKIDQLISEGKKGAVAAKRVVSHLDEYLSACQLGITVTALGLGWLGEPTVEKLLHPLFAYFNFNESVTHILSFGIAFALVTFLHVVVGELAPKTVAIQKAEFITLLFAPPIIWFYKIMYPFIWFLNGSARVLVGMFGLKPASEHELAHSEEELRILLSESYKSGEINKNELKYVNNIFEFDERIAKEIMVPRTEIVTISIDSSYDEIIELIKNERYTRYPVVDGDKDHIVGFLNIKELLTSAFTECDEPKPFDINSFVNPVIQVIETIPIHDLLLKMQKERTHIAILIDEYGGTSGLVTVEDILEEIVGEIRDEFDEDEIPEIRKLNDGHYILDGKVRIEDVNNLLDTALSDEDIDTIGGWFLTQKFDADVGVEVVDQDYTFKVHESDGHHIQYLEVFKVKSNIVPMPEH; encoded by the coding sequence TTGACCACTGTTAATTTATTGCTAATTGTCATTTTAATTGCTTTAACCGGCTTTTTCGTGGCAACTGAATTTGCCATTGTAAAGGTAAGGATGTCAAAAATTGACCAGCTTATTTCTGAAGGAAAAAAAGGTGCTGTCGCTGCGAAGAGAGTTGTATCCCATCTTGATGAGTATCTATCTGCATGTCAATTGGGGATCACAGTAACAGCTTTAGGACTTGGTTGGTTAGGGGAACCGACTGTTGAAAAGCTTTTACATCCTTTATTTGCGTATTTTAATTTCAATGAATCAGTTACACATATCCTATCCTTTGGTATTGCCTTTGCCCTCGTCACGTTTTTACACGTGGTGGTAGGAGAGCTGGCACCAAAAACAGTTGCGATTCAAAAAGCAGAATTTATTACGTTACTGTTTGCTCCACCAATTATTTGGTTTTATAAAATCATGTATCCGTTTATCTGGTTCTTAAATGGATCAGCTCGTGTGTTAGTTGGAATGTTCGGCTTAAAACCAGCCTCAGAGCATGAGTTGGCTCACTCAGAGGAAGAGCTTCGAATTCTCTTATCCGAGAGCTATAAAAGTGGTGAAATTAATAAAAATGAATTAAAATACGTGAACAACATTTTTGAATTCGATGAAAGAATCGCGAAGGAAATTATGGTGCCACGTACAGAGATTGTCACAATCTCAATTGATAGCAGCTATGATGAGATTATAGAGTTGATTAAAAATGAGCGTTATACCCGATATCCGGTTGTTGATGGGGATAAAGATCATATTGTCGGCTTTTTAAATATCAAAGAGCTTTTAACATCTGCTTTTACAGAGTGTGACGAGCCTAAGCCGTTTGATATCAATTCCTTTGTAAATCCGGTTATTCAGGTAATTGAAACCATTCCAATTCATGATTTATTGCTTAAAATGCAAAAAGAACGTACACATATTGCGATCTTAATTGATGAATATGGCGGTACTTCAGGGTTGGTTACGGTTGAAGATATCCTTGAAGAAATTGTCGGTGAAATTAGGGATGAATTTGATGAAGATGAAATTCCTGAAATCCGAAAATTAAATGATGGCCACTATATATTGGACGGAAAAGTACGAATAGAAGATGTCAACAATCTTCTTGATACAGCATTATCTGACGAAGACATTGATACAATTGGTGGTTGGTTCCTTACGCAAAAATTTGATGCCGATGTTGGCGTCGAAGTTGTGGATCAAGATTACACCTTTAAAGTTCACGAAAGCGACGGCCACCATATTCAATATTTAGAAGTATTTAAAGTCAAAAGTAATATTGTGCCGATGCCGGAACATTAA
- a CDS encoding HD-GYP domain-containing protein has protein sequence MRFIDIEDYNPLTMQLAMPIYDRMRRVLLTAGRTIHPNYLERIKAIGVSTLVVEDAESTGITLEEMLDMPTWMDTIAVVQQAFEDASNKKRLNIVALQRAVVTLIREVSAHKTIILVPTTSLSEGLERYAHSVNVALLSLQISKHLGYTQGQLRDLALGALLHDIGKAVTDQEEEHPIKGFDIMKDNREISLLSAHIAYQHHECVNGQGYPRKLKGQAFLELPQVVGIANVYDHLLSNKKIPPHEALEYIMTKSDGDFSYKVVQAFVNSVPSYIPGTKVELYTGEQVIVIGIKKHLQRPVIRYVKNGEEMDLAENPSVMIKDVVKE, from the coding sequence ATGAGATTTATTGATATAGAGGACTATAACCCTTTAACGATGCAGCTGGCCATGCCAATTTATGATCGGATGAGAAGGGTGTTATTAACGGCAGGACGAACGATTCACCCTAACTATTTAGAGCGGATAAAAGCAATAGGTGTGTCAACTCTTGTTGTAGAGGATGCTGAGTCAACTGGCATTACCCTTGAGGAAATGCTTGATATGCCGACATGGATGGATACGATCGCTGTTGTTCAGCAGGCGTTTGAAGATGCTTCAAATAAAAAACGGCTAAATATTGTGGCTCTCCAAAGGGCTGTTGTGACTCTTATTAGAGAAGTATCTGCTCATAAAACGATTATCTTAGTGCCAACAACCTCACTATCAGAAGGCTTGGAACGGTACGCACATTCTGTAAATGTGGCATTATTAAGTTTACAAATATCCAAACATCTAGGCTACACTCAAGGTCAATTAAGAGATTTGGCTCTTGGTGCATTATTGCATGATATCGGAAAAGCAGTTACCGACCAGGAAGAAGAACATCCGATAAAAGGCTTTGACATCATGAAGGATAATCGGGAAATAAGTTTATTATCTGCACATATTGCCTATCAACATCATGAATGTGTCAACGGTCAGGGTTATCCGAGAAAGCTGAAGGGACAAGCTTTTTTAGAGCTTCCTCAAGTTGTAGGGATTGCCAATGTATACGATCATTTGTTATCAAATAAGAAAATACCGCCACATGAAGCATTAGAGTACATTATGACAAAAAGTGATGGAGATTTTTCCTATAAAGTGGTCCAGGCTTTTGTAAATAGTGTTCCATCCTATATACCCGGCACTAAGGTAGAGTTGTATACAGGAGAGCAGGTAATTGTCATTGGAATTAAAAAGCATTTGCAAAGACCGGTTATACGTTATGTGAAAAATGGAGAAGAAATGGATTTAGCAGAAAATCCTTCCGTTATGATAAAAGATGTAGTGAAAGAATAA
- the nikR gene encoding nickel-responsive transcriptional regulator NikR, with protein MEDKKLTRFGVSMDEKLLQSFDQIIEEKGYQNRSEAVRDLVRDAIFQHSLSKNNEIVAGAILLFYNHHQNKLVNEMMTIQHDYHDNIIATTHLHIDHHNCLELIVVKGIPADLRALSDKLITLKGVLYGKLTASPLV; from the coding sequence TTGGAAGATAAGAAACTAACAAGATTTGGTGTTTCTATGGATGAGAAATTACTCCAGAGCTTTGACCAAATTATAGAGGAGAAGGGCTATCAAAACCGTTCAGAAGCTGTGAGAGATTTAGTTCGGGATGCTATTTTTCAACATAGCTTGTCAAAAAATAATGAAATCGTAGCTGGTGCCATTTTACTTTTTTATAACCATCATCAAAATAAATTAGTAAATGAAATGATGACCATTCAACATGATTATCATGATAATATTATTGCGACAACTCATCTTCACATTGACCATCATAATTGTTTAGAACTAATCGTTGTGAAAGGAATACCAGCTGATCTAAGAGCACTAAGTGATAAGCTAATTACGTTAAAAGGTGTTTTATATGGAAAACTGACTGCCTCACCGCTAGTGTAA
- a CDS encoding PTS mannitol transporter subunit IICB produces the protein MEANQKQGDVRVKIQRFGSHLSGMIMPNIGAFIAWGIITALFIPTGWAPNETLASLVDPMIKYLLPLLIGYTGGKMVYDVRGGVVGATATMGVIVGAEIPMFLGAMIMGPLGGYLIKKLDGLLKDKVRSGFEMLVNNFSAGILGALLTLAALVGIGPVVEGLNKVLAGAVQAIFDAGLLPLASIFIEPAKVLFLNNAINHGILSPIGIEQASSAGKSILFLLESNPGPGLGILLAYMFFGRGSAKQTAPGAVIIHFLGGIHEIYFPYILMKPMLLLAAIAGGISGVFTFSIFNAGLVASPSPGSIIALLAMTPRGGYVGVILGVIVAAAVSFLVASLILKTSKQKEEDLTEATAKMEAMKGKKSSVSGNLAAQPTAEEVVEATTSEEFDFGSVKKVIFACDAGMGSSAMGASILRNKVKKADIEGVDVTNTSINNIPSDADIVITHKDLTDRAVAKLPTAYHVSVDNFLNSPKYDEIVNKLK, from the coding sequence ATGGAAGCGAATCAAAAGCAAGGTGATGTTCGCGTTAAAATACAAAGGTTTGGTAGTCATTTAAGTGGTATGATCATGCCAAACATCGGTGCTTTTATTGCATGGGGGATTATTACGGCATTATTTATCCCTACAGGCTGGGCACCAAATGAAACATTAGCATCATTAGTTGACCCGATGATCAAGTATCTACTTCCACTATTAATTGGTTATACAGGTGGTAAGATGGTATACGATGTTCGTGGTGGTGTTGTTGGTGCGACTGCGACAATGGGGGTTATCGTAGGAGCGGAAATCCCGATGTTCTTAGGTGCCATGATTATGGGACCACTTGGTGGATATTTAATTAAAAAGCTTGATGGCTTATTAAAAGATAAAGTTCGTTCTGGATTTGAAATGCTAGTAAACAACTTCTCGGCAGGTATCTTAGGAGCACTTTTAACATTAGCTGCCCTAGTTGGTATTGGTCCTGTTGTTGAGGGTTTAAACAAAGTATTAGCTGGTGCAGTTCAAGCAATCTTTGATGCAGGTTTATTACCATTAGCAAGTATTTTCATTGAGCCGGCAAAGGTTCTGTTCTTAAACAATGCAATCAACCACGGTATTTTAAGCCCGATTGGTATTGAGCAAGCTTCAAGTGCAGGAAAATCAATTTTATTCTTACTTGAGTCAAACCCTGGTCCTGGTTTAGGTATTCTTTTAGCTTATATGTTCTTTGGCAGAGGTTCGGCGAAACAAACAGCTCCTGGTGCAGTGATTATTCACTTCCTGGGTGGTATTCATGAGATCTACTTCCCGTACATCTTAATGAAGCCTATGTTACTTCTTGCAGCAATTGCAGGTGGAATCAGTGGTGTATTCACATTCTCAATCTTCAACGCAGGTCTAGTAGCAAGTCCATCACCAGGTAGTATCATTGCATTACTTGCGATGACACCAAGAGGCGGCTATGTAGGTGTTATTTTAGGTGTAATCGTGGCAGCAGCTGTATCATTCTTAGTTGCGTCACTTATCTTAAAAACTAGCAAACAAAAAGAAGAAGATTTAACAGAAGCTACAGCGAAAATGGAAGCAATGAAAGGTAAGAAAAGCTCTGTAAGTGGTAATCTTGCTGCTCAACCAACAGCTGAAGAGGTAGTAGAAGCTACAACTTCTGAAGAATTTGATTTCGGCAGCGTGAAAAAAGTAATCTTCGCTTGTGACGCTGGTATGGGATCAAGTGCAATGGGTGCATCGATTTTACGTAATAAAGTGAAAAAAGCAGACATTGAAGGTGTTGATGTGACAAATACATCAATCAACAACATTCCTTCAGACGCTGATATTGTCATCACACACAAAGACTTAACAGATCGTGCTGTAGCGAAATTACCAACTGCCTACCACGTATCTGTTGATAACTTCTTGAATAGCCCGAAATATGATGAAATAGTCAATAAACTTAAATAA
- a CDS encoding BglG family transcription antiterminator, with amino-acid sequence MIVSARERLIVQLLMEDADQEVTIKELAEQIDVSERTIHRDLKNIESVLQQFNLKLVKRAGIGIKLVGNETSLTELRIAIQKQDYKEYTPDERMIVALCTLLDHQDPIKLQSLANDLGVTTATISHDLDKMEPFVEEYGLTLIRRRGYGIELTGSEEAKRKAIKSLISDRFDVPDFLRMVRENIERKSTNKVDSISERLLGLVQKEKLIIIENLINKINSRLPYPLADSSYVGLVVHLALAIERIQRGENITIKGDYLNQLKRSKEFTFAEEIAEKLEETFQITIPEDEKGYITMHLRGAKQRFEGKVDIQDENVEIAYLVQRLIGQVEQRTNKELKHDSSLFQGLLAHLQPAVYRLKQGMMITNPLLLEIKRDHQELFKIVQQAAKASLPFETVPEEEIGYLVLHFGAALNKRKSFRKLKALIICSSGIGTSKMLATQINNQFPHIAELRNISAFELKEIDMKKYDLILSTIPIEDISTDYLLVSPILTTHELEKIKDYIEEKGLEIEQGMSFEESNEQVDISISFDQYQRFTNQSQRLIRLLKELEVFNLNNTKNVESILLPVSKQLRQKGLIESEQEIVEALLEREHIGGLAIPETKLALFHARSAAVVRSSFHMIDLQTPMKLRAMDNELNDVSRILLLIAPDDAEAEELEIMSFISASIIESQESIHMFEKAAKSSLTQYISQKYFTNYLQQLRSV; translated from the coding sequence ATGATTGTTTCCGCAAGAGAGCGTCTAATCGTTCAATTGCTTATGGAAGACGCAGATCAGGAAGTAACCATTAAGGAGCTTGCTGAACAAATTGATGTAAGCGAGCGAACGATACATCGAGATTTAAAAAATATTGAATCTGTCCTACAGCAATTCAATCTTAAGCTCGTGAAGCGGGCGGGAATCGGAATTAAGCTTGTGGGAAATGAGACAAGTCTCACAGAACTTAGAATTGCGATACAAAAACAGGATTATAAAGAATACACGCCTGACGAGCGGATGATCGTTGCACTTTGTACGTTGCTTGATCATCAGGACCCAATTAAGCTGCAAAGCCTGGCGAATGATCTTGGTGTGACAACAGCTACGATTAGTCATGATTTAGATAAAATGGAACCATTTGTTGAAGAATACGGCCTCACACTTATCAGAAGAAGAGGCTATGGAATTGAGCTTACAGGATCTGAAGAAGCAAAACGAAAAGCCATTAAAAGCTTAATATCAGACAGATTCGATGTACCGGACTTTTTAAGAATGGTACGGGAAAATATTGAGCGAAAATCAACGAATAAGGTTGACTCCATTTCTGAGCGTTTACTTGGACTTGTGCAGAAAGAAAAGCTCATTATTATTGAAAATTTAATTAACAAAATCAACTCACGTTTGCCTTATCCGTTAGCAGATAGCTCATATGTTGGCCTAGTTGTTCACTTGGCACTCGCAATTGAGCGTATACAACGCGGCGAAAACATCACAATAAAAGGTGATTATCTTAACCAGCTAAAAAGATCAAAGGAATTTACCTTTGCAGAAGAGATAGCCGAAAAGCTTGAGGAAACCTTTCAAATCACAATTCCCGAGGATGAAAAAGGCTATATTACCATGCATCTAAGGGGTGCAAAGCAACGGTTTGAAGGGAAAGTCGACATTCAGGATGAAAATGTTGAAATTGCCTATCTTGTACAGAGGTTGATTGGTCAAGTAGAACAGCGAACAAACAAGGAACTAAAGCATGATTCATCTTTATTTCAAGGCTTGCTCGCCCATCTTCAGCCAGCGGTTTATCGATTGAAACAAGGGATGATGATTACGAATCCTTTATTATTGGAGATAAAGCGGGACCATCAAGAGCTTTTCAAAATTGTTCAACAAGCTGCAAAAGCTTCCCTTCCCTTTGAAACTGTACCTGAGGAAGAAATAGGATATTTAGTTTTACACTTTGGGGCAGCTTTAAATAAAAGGAAGTCATTCCGAAAATTAAAAGCCCTTATTATTTGTTCAAGTGGAATTGGCACATCAAAGATGCTGGCAACCCAAATTAACAACCAGTTTCCACATATTGCAGAGCTGCGGAATATCTCGGCTTTTGAATTGAAGGAAATAGATATGAAGAAATATGATCTTATCCTGTCGACGATTCCTATTGAGGACATCTCGACAGATTATCTTCTCGTAAGTCCAATTTTAACGACTCATGAGCTGGAAAAAATCAAAGACTATATAGAAGAAAAGGGACTCGAAATCGAACAAGGTATGTCTTTTGAAGAGTCTAATGAACAAGTAGACATCTCGATTAGCTTTGACCAATATCAACGATTTACAAACCAGTCACAGAGATTGATAAGACTTTTGAAAGAATTGGAAGTGTTCAATCTTAACAACACAAAAAATGTTGAAAGTATCCTGCTGCCTGTCAGCAAGCAGTTAAGGCAAAAGGGACTCATTGAAAGTGAACAAGAAATTGTGGAGGCATTACTGGAACGTGAACATATCGGCGGTCTCGCCATTCCGGAAACAAAGCTGGCTCTGTTTCACGCGAGGAGTGCAGCGGTTGTTCGTTCGAGCTTTCACATGATTGATCTTCAGACACCGATGAAGCTTAGGGCAATGGATAATGAGCTAAATGACGTATCAAGAATCCTTTTGCTCATTGCACCTGATGATGCTGAGGCTGAAGAGTTGGAAATCATGAGTTTTATCAGTGCAAGTATTATCGAATCACAAGAAAGTATCCACATGTTTGAAAAGGCTGCAAAGAGCAGCTTAACTCAATATATAAGTCAAAAGTATTTTACAAACTATTTACAACAACTAAGGAGTGTTTAA
- a CDS encoding PTS sugar transporter subunit IIA — MSILNESNILLNQQFDNKTDAIKATGQILVEKGYVEASYIDAMLQREELSSTYMGNFVAIPHGTEDAKSAVLNSGLSVIQVPSGVDFGGGNIVKFLIGIAGKGDEHLEILSKIAIVLSEEENVEKLVQAQSKEEIIDLLSEVN, encoded by the coding sequence ATGTCAATTTTAAACGAATCAAATATTTTATTAAATCAACAATTCGATAACAAAACAGACGCAATTAAAGCAACAGGTCAAATTTTAGTAGAAAAAGGCTATGTAGAAGCTTCTTATATTGATGCGATGCTGCAAAGAGAAGAGCTTTCTTCTACATACATGGGGAACTTCGTTGCGATTCCACACGGTACAGAAGATGCAAAATCAGCTGTTCTTAACTCAGGCTTATCTGTTATCCAAGTACCAAGCGGTGTTGATTTTGGCGGCGGAAATATCGTGAAATTTTTAATCGGGATTGCTGGTAAAGGTGACGAGCACTTAGAAATTCTTTCAAAAATCGCAATCGTATTATCAGAAGAAGAAAATGTAGAAAAGCTTGTGCAAGCACAATCAAAAGAGGAAATTATCGACCTACTTAGCGAGGTGAACTAA